Proteins from a single region of Rhodobacteraceae bacterium LMO-JJ12:
- the hisD gene encoding histidinol dehydrogenase, producing MAITYLKSADPRPEIENKDIRDIVAIMLANIERNGEAAVRDYAEKLDGWTGEIALSHDARKAACERVPESLKEDIRFAHANIRRFAEAQKATMGECEIEVMPGLIAGQKQIPVSSAGCYVPGGRYSHIASALMTITTAKVAGVQHITAVSPTRPNVGIPDAIVFAMDLCGADLILNLGGVQGIMAMAKGFFGGKPADILVGPGNSYVAEAKRMLFGEVGIDMFAGPTDSLIIADHTASAEIVAWDLVSQAEHGIDSPVWLVSTDSALAEGVLNRVSALIDSLPDSNAAAARIAWDERAEVILCDSREEAAEVADRYAPEHLQVQATDLDWWLGRLSAYGSLFLGKETTVAFGDKTSGPNHVLPTSGAARYTGGLSVHKFTKTVTWQRCNGIASHELALRTARISRVEGMEGHARSAELRLHSQAARKNTAQQ from the coding sequence ATGGCAATCACTTACCTGAAATCAGCCGATCCTCGCCCCGAAATCGAAAACAAGGATATTCGCGATATCGTCGCCATCATGCTGGCCAATATCGAGCGCAACGGCGAGGCGGCAGTGCGCGATTACGCCGAAAAACTCGATGGCTGGACCGGCGAGATCGCTCTGTCGCACGACGCCCGCAAAGCTGCATGTGAACGTGTGCCCGAAAGTCTCAAGGAAGACATCCGCTTTGCCCACGCCAATATCCGCCGCTTTGCAGAGGCGCAAAAGGCGACGATGGGCGAATGCGAAATCGAAGTAATGCCGGGCCTGATCGCCGGTCAGAAGCAAATCCCGGTGTCGAGCGCAGGGTGCTACGTGCCGGGCGGCCGCTATAGCCACATCGCCAGCGCGTTGATGACGATTACCACGGCCAAGGTCGCAGGCGTGCAGCACATCACCGCCGTATCGCCAACACGTCCCAACGTCGGCATCCCCGACGCCATTGTCTTTGCGATGGACCTGTGCGGTGCCGACCTGATCCTGAACCTTGGAGGTGTGCAGGGTATCATGGCAATGGCAAAGGGATTTTTCGGCGGTAAGCCAGCAGATATCCTTGTTGGCCCCGGCAACAGCTATGTCGCCGAGGCCAAACGAATGCTTTTTGGCGAAGTGGGTATCGACATGTTTGCAGGCCCCACAGATTCCCTGATCATTGCCGATCACACCGCCTCTGCCGAAATCGTCGCCTGGGACTTGGTCAGCCAAGCCGAACACGGCATCGACAGTCCCGTGTGGCTTGTGTCGACCGACAGCGCTTTGGCCGAAGGCGTCCTCAACCGCGTCTCAGCACTGATCGACAGCCTGCCCGACTCCAACGCCGCCGCTGCCCGCATCGCCTGGGACGAGCGTGCCGAAGTGATCCTCTGTGACAGCCGGGAAGAGGCTGCCGAGGTCGCGGACCGTTACGCCCCCGAACACTTGCAGGTGCAGGCCACTGACCTAGACTGGTGGCTGGGCCGGCTTTCGGCCTATGGCTCGCTGTTTCTGGGCAAGGAAACCACTGTGGCCTTCGGGGACAAGACATCGGGGCCAAACCATGTGCTCCCGACCAGCGGCGCTGCGCGCTATACTGGCGGCCTGTCAGTGCACAAATTCACCAAGACGGTGACATGGCAGCGCTGCAACGGGATCGCTTCGCACGAGTTGGCCCTGCGCACTGCCCGGATCAGCCGGGTCGAAGGAATGGAAGGTCACGCCCGATCTGCGGAATTGCGCCTACATTCCCAGGCTGCCAGAAAGAACACTGCCCAGCAATAA
- a CDS encoding amino acid racemase: MTRNVVGILGGMGPEATILLQQRVLATVKARDDADHIPLLIDMNPQVPSRIAHLIEGTGSDPAPVLSDMARRLETAGATALSIPCNTAHHYARQIEAAVSIPLLNMVDLAVARAAQCLPSGASIGFLASPAVQLAGIFDQALERQRLTALWPENADLMLGAIRDIKANGATPDAHRTLTSAANELADKGAALVLVACSEFSLLAPNLSSAVAIIDTIDVLADAIHAHSLMKSR, from the coding sequence ATGACCCGCAATGTCGTCGGCATTCTGGGGGGCATGGGCCCCGAGGCGACCATCCTGCTGCAGCAACGGGTATTGGCCACGGTAAAGGCAAGGGATGACGCCGATCACATTCCACTCCTGATCGATATGAACCCACAGGTGCCCTCGCGGATTGCACATCTGATCGAAGGCACCGGCAGCGATCCTGCGCCGGTCTTGTCCGATATGGCCCGGCGGCTCGAGACCGCCGGGGCCACAGCACTTAGCATCCCTTGCAACACGGCCCACCACTATGCGCGCCAGATCGAGGCGGCAGTCTCCATTCCACTCCTGAACATGGTCGACCTCGCGGTGGCCCGCGCCGCGCAATGCCTCCCAAGCGGCGCAAGCATCGGCTTTCTTGCTTCACCGGCGGTTCAACTGGCCGGCATATTCGACCAGGCCCTTGAACGGCAAAGGCTCACGGCTCTCTGGCCGGAAAACGCCGACCTGATGCTTGGTGCAATCCGCGACATCAAGGCCAACGGCGCCACGCCCGACGCACACCGCACTCTGACGAGCGCAGCAAACGAACTGGCGGACAAAGGCGCGGCGCTTGTCCTTGTCGCCTGCTCCGAATTCTCGCTGCTCGCCCCCAACCTGTCCTCTGCCGTTGCGATCATCGACACCATCGACGTGCTGGCCGACGCGATACATGCGCACTCCCTAATGAAATCGAGGTGA
- a CDS encoding D-cysteine desulfhydrase, with protein MHLSRFPRVHLAHLPTPLEPMKRLSKELGVELWIKRDDCTGMSTGGNKTRKLEFLMAEALEQGADMVMTQGATQTNHGRQTAAYAAKLGLDCHILLEDRTGYGDANYNTNGNVLLDHLHGATTQKFPGGHDMPAEMERAAEKKRAEGRRVYVIPGGGSNPTGALGYVNCAFELLGQVNDAGLKIDRLVHATGSSGTQAGLVTGMCAMNAQIPVLGIGTRAPQPKQEQMVYDLACKTAEKLSCAGVVKRDDVMANTDYVGEGYGLPTDSGIEAIRMFAELEGILLDPCYSAKGAAGLIDLARKGAFKGERVVFLHTGGAAALGGYDFAFDNADRWVTL; from the coding sequence ATGCACCTCTCCCGTTTCCCGCGCGTTCACCTCGCCCATCTGCCCACACCGCTGGAGCCGATGAAGCGCCTGTCCAAGGAACTGGGCGTTGAGCTCTGGATCAAGCGCGATGATTGTACCGGGATGTCGACCGGCGGCAACAAGACCCGCAAGCTGGAATTCCTGATGGCCGAGGCGCTTGAACAAGGCGCCGACATGGTGATGACCCAGGGCGCGACCCAGACAAACCACGGGCGCCAGACAGCGGCCTATGCCGCCAAGCTGGGGCTCGATTGTCATATCCTGCTTGAAGATCGCACCGGCTATGGCGACGCCAATTACAATACCAACGGCAACGTGCTGTTGGATCACCTGCATGGCGCAACGACCCAGAAATTTCCTGGCGGCCATGATATGCCCGCAGAAATGGAGCGTGCGGCGGAAAAGAAGCGCGCCGAGGGGCGCCGCGTCTATGTCATCCCCGGTGGCGGATCGAACCCGACCGGCGCGCTTGGCTATGTGAACTGCGCCTTCGAGCTGCTTGGTCAGGTAAATGACGCAGGCCTCAAGATCGACCGCCTGGTGCATGCCACCGGGTCGTCAGGCACCCAAGCGGGCCTTGTCACCGGCATGTGCGCGATGAACGCGCAGATCCCCGTACTGGGCATCGGCACCCGCGCGCCGCAGCCAAAACAGGAACAGATGGTTTATGATCTGGCGTGCAAGACCGCCGAGAAGCTGAGTTGCGCCGGAGTGGTCAAGCGCGACGACGTGATGGCCAACACCGACTACGTCGGCGAAGGCTATGGCCTGCCTACCGACAGTGGTATCGAGGCGATCCGCATGTTTGCCGAGCTTGAAGGCATCCTTCTGGATCCCTGCTATTCGGCCAAGGGCGCAGCCGGCCTGATTGATCTGGCGCGCAAGGGCGCGTTCAAGGGCGAGCGGGTTGTCTTCCTGCACACCGGTGGCGCGGCGGCTCTGGGCGGCTATGATTTCGCCTTCGATAACGCCGACCGTTGGGTCACGCTGTAA